A segment of the Lycium ferocissimum isolate CSIRO_LF1 chromosome 10, AGI_CSIRO_Lferr_CH_V1, whole genome shotgun sequence genome:
TAAATTCTACAGCTCGAAGTCAACCCTATTTTAGAGCTTTCGTTATCTTTTATTAAcaacaaatataaattatatcttatatatccatattttaaaaggaaaataaggtaattgAGAAAATAAATTCTACAGCTCGAAGTCAACCCTATTTTAGAGCTTTCGTTATCTTTTATTAAcaacaaatataaattatatcttatatatccatattttaaaagaaaaaaagtgtgATATAATAAATATGGAGTGACTAGTTAAAAACTTCATCTTATCTCTGATATGTCTTTTAGACACAGGTATTTAACATGGTACTTTGCATGTGTCAAAGTAATTTTTGAGCGTGTGAGagtatttttttaaagcttTACTTTCTGTTTTATATCCGCCATGAATTTCTTTCTCCAATAAAAAATCAAGACTACTTCACATTCAGGTCAATGAATATagattttcaaattaatatcacaattcaatttttttaaaatcgtgATGGCACCTAAGTGTTTCCATGTCAGGCAAACTATTAGTACTAAATAGATGAACAACATAATGATCCAACAAGAGTTAATAAAATCTAACAGAAACAATAGCATAAATAAAAACATCAAGAACATGATGGAAGTCTAAAATCTCAAATCAAGATTTTATGACACAAGTCACAAGTGATTAAGATAAGGATACATTTGTCAAGAAAATGCAGCAAGGTATGATATATAATAGGAACATTATCTGAAAGAAAATGAAGTAAAAAACTAGATAAGAAGTCTTCACGTTTGTAACACACCACAAAAAGCTTGGTCTACCCTCTAGCCACCTTCTCTAACTTTGTTAGTACTGGGGTCTGAACTAGCGCACACACAATGCAGAAAAGGATAGGGGATGAGTATGGCGAGTACTCAACAATAATCAATTGTCCCAACATAGCAGTTGAGCGTTGACctaaacaataacaacatttcGTTTAGCCTGTGAAGTTAAATAAGAGAACGGTAGGAAAGTATACATAATACAGTGTCACGGTTCAACAATTTCActtataaaaataaagcataagaTATATGCATAGGCAGCCCAATCAATAATCACAAAGCAGTTATAAATCACGATGCAATAAAGATTCAAACTTTATCAACCACGACACTTCATCAATTGTCAGAAATACCAGACCAAACCAACATGTACACTGTAAAAGTGCACTAAATTGGTAATTTATGAGGGACATATTCACTTCACACGAGCGCATCGATCATATGAATGATTCAGATTCAACAGTCCCAAAAAATCTATCGTCACACCAATCATTACAACTGAACTCTCAATTGTCCTCATATCTGTGTATTAACTGGATTCTCAATAATGCCAATCGAACTCTCAATAATTCCCAACATCTATAGCTTAGCCCAAAAAATCTATTGTCACACCAATCATTACAACTGAACTCTCAATAGTCCCCATATCTGTGTATTAACTGGATTTTCAATATCTTTGATCTCTGTATACCAATCGAACTCTCAATAATTCCCAACATCTATAACTTAGACccaaaataaaacaaatcaCAAATCAAGGAGCATATAATGAGATAACATGGTGTATATCAAGAATAACTCAATGTATGAGAAACAATGCGTACAGACATAAATAAAACATTCTCAACATGTATATGAACCTAAGTCATCAACATGGCATATATGTTATGCATAGATAATCATAGGACAGATAATCGTAACATAGAGATGGTAAGCAATGCACAACAATTAACATTCAATTAAACCCATAAGCCAATCTATAACCACATGTATGCTCTTCAATTCATAAATACGCTACctcaaacacacacacacacacacatatatattaagcaatgcataatatatataaaatattatttatttaaaaaaattcttcaatttATGATTAAAGCCTTAACTTACCTCGGTTCAAGTATATTTTAATTCTCTATGACCGTTATTCACACACAGATGTGTCCAAAATATATTAAGCAATGCATAATATATCATGTTTACGTGCATTTGCTTATGATTTCTGAAGACGTTTTGTTCCATCGTTTGGAGATTAAATAAGCTTTCTTATTAAATAAGCTTTCTTATCTCTATTTATCACGTTATTTTCATCATTATAACTAGTTCGCTTCGTATTATTTAATCGTCGTTGTTTCGAACCTCACATCAAAgatattcaaaatttatttagatTAATTTTGTTGCTAAAGATCTCAATCAATGAAATCTATATGATTTTCcgaataaatgaatttttggcTAATCGAAATGAAAAtggaaatattttttcttgaaaaaaggatatttataaattaattaaacaaaagaaGATATCATAAAGAACAAACTAGTCAAACCatattttctattattaataataattaggtTAAAAagtttattataaaaaaataaaataagagaaGTAAGCATAACCATAAATGAGGTACAATTAAACGACATCAAATTTGAGGGaggtaaataattttaaagaTAAACTACTTTAAGTTAAGTGATTTCATTGATATAAAACAAAGATAAgtatatatgatattagaaAAACTAATTCATAAATAAGGTCCTAACCGCTACCAAACCACCCCTAAGTGCCTGTAACTTATAGCCACAGATATCTAAAAAATTTCCCtcaaaattgcaaaaaaaacacaaaaaaatcacttttaatCCAAGAATGTGAAAAGCCATTAGGCAGGCACAAGAAGAGGAGATAGAAAGGGGATAGCAGAGAGAGAGCATCCATGGCTTGTTGCTCCTCTCTAAACTTCACAGCTACTATCTCCTCAAACCCCCAAAAGCAATCCTCTTCATCTCCCCTTATTCACCTTCCCTTCACTTCCCACTTATCATTTTCtaaatcttcttcttctctttattCACATCATACCCTTTCAAGAACTTATTGCAAGAAACTCTCCCACCCAAATGGTGCCTCTTTCTTGGTATTTTGAACTTCAATACAAACACCCTTTTAATTGTTTGAGCTAATTTTGGGTTTTGAGTTATGATTGatggcttttttttttgtcgttgttgttgttgctttttGTTGTGAATTTAGGTTTTGGGATGTGCTAGAAAGATAGAGCCTCTGAGAATAATGATATCTGGTGCTCCTGCTTCTGGGAAAGGAACACAATGCGAGCTCATTACTAAAAAGGTACTACTCCCTCAGTTTCCATTTGTTTGTCTATTTGTTTGTATGGTTTTGCTTgacataaagtttaagaaagtaaaggatacttttgaatcttgtgatcttcaactaaagatatgtataatgtaCTAAATTGCCCTTAATCTCATGGACTTAAATCTGCCATGTGAAAAGTTAGATTTAAAAAGTtgtcaaaaaaggaaagaggcaTTCTTTTCGAAACGgactaaaaaataaagtaagacaaacaacaTGAAACGGAGGAATTAGTAGTTATATTCTCTGTGTAAAAGTTCTGATTTTCTCTTTTGTCAATGAGTTGGTCTAGGATTTTTAGTATGTATTTGGACATAATTTGAGCTGAAGCTGAAAAAtgaattatctaaagttgaacTTGAAAGAAACTTGCTGAAGTTGAGACTGTTCTTGAATAGTTCTAATAGCTTTTTGGCGAAAAAGAAAATTCGTGAAAGTTGAAGATTTGTGAGTGGAAGTTGGGAAAATAAAATTCAAGTTGAAATACACCTGCAGACCACTATTTCATCTTGAAATAATGTCCAAATTATTTCCAAATAGTTGTGAAACGAACTTCAACTTGCAATTAAAGGAAGGGCCCCTACTTTTTAGAGTGGGTTAAAGTCCTACATTGGTTGGGGAATGGACTggtggtctccttatatggacttgggcaatcctcccctcatgagttagcttttggggttgaattAGGCCCATGATCCATATCTTACATGGAATCATGGTTGGGACCTCATGATATGTTGTCCACACTCCAGTGGCGGTCTAGGCATGTGGGGGGTGTTAGAGTGCGTTATAGTCCTACATTGATTGGAAAATGAACTGGTGGTCTCCTTTTATACTTGGGTAATGCTTCCCTcgtgagctagcttttggggttgagttaggcccaaggtCCATATCTTACCCTATCCAAAACTGGAGGGCATATGACTAGAACCTTACAAGCCTAGCGCTCGCCGAGCAAACCCTTAACACTGTTAAATCTATTAACCGTGCACAAAGTTGGGGatacatgcaaaatggaacACCATGTGTTTCCATATAATCATGCGACATATGTATAAAACTGCAATAACACCAAAAATAAGCGTGAAAGCATCACATAGCCAAAATAAGCCTCAACAAGAGACGTTCAAATTCTATTCCATAAGTTGGATATCTAACCACAGGGGATTTCATGGGGTACATtataaaaaaagttgaaatagaACGTAGCCCAACAAAtgattgaagaaagaaaatgacaaaataagcTGCCATTGATCAGCACCAAAAGTATGATAGTAGTGTTCAACTCGTGGTCTTTGGTGCGATGTTTGATCCTTTTGAAAATCAAAGGTAAATGGAGTGAGCATAAAAATCATCGAGTCTCATAGACCGCCTCTAGACATTGGAACAAACGGCCTTTTGAGGAGGCATGCACTTGTATCAAATGTCATAATTTAGGAAACTAAAACATCTCATATACAATGtacattttcaaatcataaacatgtagAGATCATATgaaaacttatttaaaacatacCTATGCTTGTAGACCTTTAGTATTATCATATTTTGCTCACGAAAGCCATGAAACATTGTAATCTTAACATTCTTTTATAGGAATTTCTCTTCTAGAAACTGGAATTTAATCGTGTGTACATCACATCATCCGATCAATACCCACTTAGACTCGATCTGTTAGGGAAGGACATCCCACCGTTGTGCATTACCCGGGTTGGTTAGATGAGTTGGGGATGAGAACGATGATGCTCATTTTAGAGATGATGATCACATTAAAATGAGAATACTTGTTGCCTGTGGCCTGGTCTCCTTATTTTCAGACTAATATTCTGTTTCTCTTTTATTCATTTGGTCAATGTATCTTCTCTGATGTTCGCAAAATCGGCAGCTAGATGAAGCTGAGTGCCCGTAACAAGTGCACAATTATCATTATCAAGCTGATGCACAAGCATGAACCACCTGTTAATTATTATCACCAGCGTGATCATTTGCACGCATCATGTTACTGGACGACCATGTTCTTGGACTTGACCAATCCTGCTTCAGCTATGCGTTGGCAGTTCCTTGCAAAAACTTCTTTTACTAGAGTCTTGCTCAAAATTTCCAGCTCTTGATTTCTCCAGGAATTTTTGGAGTTCTCTATATCTTTTAAACTACATAGGAACACAGAAATGGCTTACTCAGATCCAGAGTAGGCTTAGAAGACTTTGCTGTCTGCCTCATACTACATTTTTAAGGAGATTCTTGGTGTTGTAAACTAAGACTCTAATGGAACTTTTCCTATGCTTATTCAGTTATCTTAAGAACTTTATTTACGTCTTAACCCTCAGGACTTTGTTAGTGGTAAGAGCACGGTGTGTAATGTATGGATTAGGCGCTGGTCACGAGTTTGAATCCTGCCACAAACAAATGTTTGGTATTCAAGTAgagaagggtaaaatggtaggcacattattcaccgagtttCGAACTGTGTGCCAACAAATCCTCGGGGATTTCTTGGTTATAAAAAAggcatctttatttttttctatagcGATTCTTATCAACATTTCTGTAAAATTTGAGATGTTGTCTTAGCTGCATTGAGGGCTTAACCAATAGGTTGAAAACGCCTCCTCAACCAAAAGTGGGAATGGAATAAGCTTCTCCTGTCCTATTTGCTATGGAATCGAAGCAGATTGAAATTAAATGCTTTAAGGGTCTTGACTATTTTAGCTTTTGTTTGATCTATGTGCTGGTTGTTGTTTTCCTCAATTGGGATATAATTGTACGGTGGTACCGTTTTTGCTTTTAGTTGCATCCTATACCCTCTGTGTCCCTCAGTATGTATTCTGCGAAGAGAAATTGTGCCAATCCAGTTTTGGTCGTGTGTGCAGTATGGTTTGGTGCATATAGCCGCTGGAGATTTACTGAGGGCAGAAATTGCTGCAGGATCTGAAAATGGAAAGCAGGCAAAGGAATACATGGATAAAGGGCAACTGGTACCAGATGAAATTGTTGTGACGGTAGGTTTACTTCATGCATTGCCTGCTTCAGTTAGTATGCTATATAGGTTTGAAACTGCATTAGTTCACACTATCTTATTGATTGGTAAATAAGTTGCTCCTTCTGGTGCAGATGGTCAAAGAGCGGTTAAACGGTCCAGATTCTCAAGAGAAAGGTTGGCTTTTAGATGGATACCCTCGGAGCTCTTCTCAATCTATAGCACTCAAAGAATTTGGCTTCCAACCACACCTGTTTATTCTTCTGGAAGTGAGGTTCTGCTGTTGCTATATGCCTCATGTTCTTTCACTCTCTTTTTAGTGAAGTTCCTTTTTTTTAGACCCTACGGAAAATTATGCCATTACATAACTTAGAGAGatactttaaaatatttgagattCCTTGACTTTTCCGTTGTATCTCCTGCAGTAGAGTTTAACCCAAGTAAGTTTCACTATAAAATAACCTTCATTCTGTCACAAGTTTTATTGTGCATACAGGTACCTGAAGAGATTCTTGTTGAGAGAGTGGTTGGCCGTAGGCTAGATCCAGTAACAGGGAAAATTTACCATTTGAAGTATTCTCCCCCAGAGACGGAAGAAATTGCTGCTAGACTTACTCAGCGCTTTGATGACACAGAAGAAAAGGCATGTATATAGTCCATGAATTAATCAACATTGCGGTGCTTGGTTACTTATCGGAAAACATTTCCATTCTTTGTTTAACTTTCCTGGTACTTATTTGCAGTAGGTTTGATGTGAAGCTTTTGCATCAAATTCCTTAATGTGAACTCATCTGACTCTAATTTGACAGCTGCCTCCCTTTTGACTCATTAGTTTACCTTTTAAATAAAGTTATCCCCTTCCAGCTCCTTCTCTTTTCCTCAAACCCAACCCCCCCCACACCcccacaaaaaacaaaaaaaaaaaaacaacaacatacacagtgttatcccacaagtggggtctggtaggatgtacgcagacttacccctacctttgtggggagTTACTTCCCCCCTCCAacccaaaacaacaacatacattgtgtaatcccacaagtggggtatggtaggatgtacgcagaccttacccctaccttttgaGGGGAgctacccccccccccaaaaaaaaaaaacaaaagaaaaagagtaaaaaTAATTAGAAATCCAATAGGCAAGTCTTTCACCTAAAAGGACCGTTTAGACCTGAAAATTTTGCTGCTGCTCCgcaatttttcttttaactaAACCATTTTGTTACGTTCTCTTCTTATTCTAGATTCAGTTTATGTTTCTGTAGAGCCAAAAGTGTATATTGTAATAAGCTTGGTTTTCTCTAATCGTTCTTATATTAACTTTTCAGGTAAAATTGCGTTTGCAAACTCACCATCAGAATGTGGAAGCAGTTCTCTCATTGTATAAAGATATCACAGTCAAGGTACTCCTTTTGCTGCACCTCTTCTGGAAAAGTGGCTTCATCTTGAACTGCAGAATAAAATGGCTGGATATTAGATACTGCTAACAAATTATTGCTTGAGTTTTGTTGAGAATTATGGTTAGATGTTACTTCACCAAAAAGAAACAGGGTATTATGGTCCATGAATAAGATATGGATTCTCAATTATACATGTATAATATTTGCTCTAAGAAATGGTAAAAAGTAATCAATGTCGATTCAAGTATAGTGTAAATCTTGTCTAGCTGTACTTTCTGTTCATTAATTGACTTAGATTAGAATATAGAACCAATCTTTTcttttgagctgagggtctattggaaacagcctctctaccccacaaaggtaggggtaaggtccgcgtacatcctaccctccccaaaccccacttgtgggattacagtgggtttgttgttgttattagaAAATAGAACCAAAGGCTGCAATTTTATACTGGACAAATAATTGGTAGTTAGGTACAGAAATTCATCTAAgcttgtaactaatattgttgTGATCATAATCTGCTGTCTTCTGCAGTGGATTTTGTTCTGCTGTCTATTTGATTGATAAATGAGAAGCTCTTTCAGTTTCTTTGATAAAGCATTGCCTCTTCCGCATGATAGTGTCTTAACTACCACTTCTTCACCGCCCTTCCTTTATCCTAGATGTTCTTCTTTGTTCCTCTACTTTCTCAATGCAATTCTTTATCTGTTCAAGTATCTCCTTGCTTAGTGAAGAATCTATTCAAGTTTCTTATTAATATGTGAAGTCTGGAATGTAGCCTTGAATAGTTCGTTAACTGACACCTTGCAACATCATAATCAGCTCTATGGTAAGAGGAGTTAGTTAACATGTCAACAATGGAGCACTTCGAGTTTTTTGTTGTCCTAATTCCAAAGCTGCTAGTACATATTAAAGAACTAAATGTATTTAGAGTTTATGGTCTTAAGTTCCACTCGAGTTCCAGTAATGCACTTCTTGTCACATCACTGGCAAGGGAACGGAACTGCATGATACTGTATAACAAATATATGCACCCTGATTGGCATCAGTACACTCAATAAGAGGATAAGAGGAGCGAGTGCAATACCTTGCAAGATTTAAACAGCCAACCTCCTCCAACTGTCCCCCAccgaaagaaaaagaaagaaagatgaatcCTATTTCTGGCTGGAACAACTTGTTCTAGGTACTTTGTATTTGTAGGATGTAATGCCCTCAGGGCTTGGTTCAACTCATGTTGCGCGCACTCTTCAAAATCCTTGCCACACCCGTGTCGACACGACATGGATGTGAGATCGATACCGGATTTGGTCAACTTACCTGGGTAATTTGACCACTCTGTGACCGAAAAGTATAGATTGATTAGATATTTGGTTTGACATATAGTTATTGTTATAGTTATAGTTATTTAAAGTATGAGAATGCTTATCTCTTACTTGAGATAAGaataaaatattactccctctctcccaaaaagattgtcctcctttcctttttaatttatcccaaaaagattgtcacctttctatatttagaaacaatttaactttatgagatgatttacagccacacaaatatctaaggcttgttttggaccacacatttcaaaagtcttcttttatttcttaaattttgtgtcaagtcaaaagaggacaatctttttgagacggaaggagtagTCTTTTATAAAGAATGAAGTTTTATTAGTTCTAGTTCAATAACTTTAACTAATCGAATATATACTTTATGTGCCGTAATATACATTAATTGGTCGTATATCAGCACCCGTATCCGCACTCGGATACCCCGAATCCTAAATTTTGTGTGATGAAAAATCCGACCGGTAGACCCACACCCGGATCGGATACCTGCACCTGAGTCTGAGCAACATAGGCTTCAACAATAAAAGTGGATAACACGAGATGTGTGGTAGACACACCTCACGAGTTCGAATTTTGCAATGTATAGAGGTGCTAAGTTGGAGTAAGCTTCAATCCAGAACCATTTACTCTGACATTCTTCCCCACCTTGTGGCCTCACAGATTAAAAATAACAAGAGGAAGGCGACAGTGAAGTTTTAGGGTACCCCTCGATAGTAACTTCTCGAATCCTTCTCATATTGGATGAAAGAAGCTAATCTCTCTCAATTTGTACCAAACAATTTGAATATCAAGGGAAGAAGCAAATCAGTGAATACTGAATAGTCCTTCCCCTTACTCTTCTCATTGCTTACTTGATCGAGACATCACCAGGTGCGTGCATGAGTTGCCATCT
Coding sequences within it:
- the LOC132034223 gene encoding adenylate kinase, chloroplastic-like — protein: MACCSSLNFTATISSNPQKQSSSSPLIHLPFTSHLSFSKSSSSLYSHHTLSRTYCKKLSHPNGASFLVLGCARKIEPLRIMISGAPASGKGTQCELITKKYGLVHIAAGDLLRAEIAAGSENGKQAKEYMDKGQLVPDEIVVTMVKERLNGPDSQEKGWLLDGYPRSSSQSIALKEFGFQPHLFILLEVPEEILVERVVGRRLDPVTGKIYHLKYSPPETEEIAARLTQRFDDTEEKVKLRLQTHHQNVEAVLSLYKDITVKVKGSGSKQEVFAQIDGALTQLLDQKQGKLETVTA